In one Methanothrix sp. genomic region, the following are encoded:
- a CDS encoding RNA-guided endonuclease TnpB family protein, whose amino-acid sequence MRSAYKFRLYPTKDQIKKLGDTLETCRQLYNDALAAKKEAWEDDRYNLTYYEMAHQLSANRKKNQALGAVYAHVLQDVLRRVDKAFQNFFRRVKNGEKPGYPRFKGRGWYKSFTYPDAGIGYKIEGSKLILSGIGAIRIFKHREIEGKIKTCTIKRDSTGAWYAIFSVDTGEEPPRVEPRTAVGVDVGLKHAVTLSTGETFSYPRYLVQMEKKLAAAQRRLSRKIKGSKNWIKQKLKVARIHRKIRNLRDEFLHQISKKIVDKADLIVFENLNIKGMVKNHNLAKHIMDHSWGRLIQYTTYKAARVGKSVELVDSRYTSQRCSGCGIIVPKTLKDRVHECPRCGLRLDRDLNAALNILTLGLRGRACGDTG is encoded by the coding sequence ATGAGATCTGCCTACAAGTTCCGGTTGTATCCGACTAAGGATCAGATCAAAAAGCTAGGGGACACGCTGGAGACCTGCAGGCAGCTCTACAACGATGCTCTGGCAGCGAAGAAGGAGGCATGGGAGGACGACCGCTACAATCTGACATACTATGAGATGGCGCATCAGCTATCAGCAAACCGCAAGAAAAATCAAGCTCTCGGAGCTGTATATGCCCATGTACTTCAGGACGTTCTCAGACGTGTTGACAAAGCGTTTCAGAACTTCTTCAGGCGGGTTAAGAACGGAGAGAAACCAGGATATCCACGATTCAAGGGCAGGGGATGGTACAAGTCGTTCACCTATCCGGATGCCGGTATCGGCTACAAAATCGAGGGATCGAAGCTCATTTTGTCTGGTATTGGCGCCATACGGATCTTCAAGCATCGAGAGATCGAGGGCAAAATCAAGACCTGTACAATCAAGCGCGACAGCACCGGCGCATGGTACGCGATCTTCTCCGTCGATACAGGAGAGGAACCGCCCAGGGTGGAACCAAGAACTGCTGTAGGTGTTGATGTGGGTCTGAAGCATGCTGTGACGCTCTCGACTGGCGAGACGTTCAGCTACCCGCGATATCTCGTACAGATGGAGAAGAAGCTAGCAGCGGCACAACGGAGACTTTCCAGGAAGATCAAGGGCTCGAAGAACTGGATCAAGCAGAAGCTCAAGGTTGCCAGGATCCACAGAAAGATCAGGAATCTCAGAGACGAGTTTCTGCATCAGATCTCTAAGAAGATCGTGGACAAGGCGGATCTCATAGTATTTGAGAACCTGAACATAAAAGGCATGGTAAAGAACCACAACCTCGCGAAACACATAATGGATCACTCCTGGGGTCGATTGATTCAATACACAACTTACAAGGCTGCGAGGGTCGGTAAGTCTGTTGAACTGGTCGATTCCAGGTACACGTCTCAGCGCTGCTCAGGTTGTGGTATCATCGTACCGAAAACGCTGAAGGATCGAGTCCACGAATGCCCGCGATGCGGGCTCAGACTGGATCGAGATCTCAACGCTGCATTGAACATACTCACCCTCGGACTGAGGGGTAGAGCCTGTGGAGATACTGGATGA
- a CDS encoding RND family transporter codes for MRPIDGKERLGCWIARNPEIILIAAVLLTLLSLHYAQQIEMHGMRTEDFVDKGSMLYQTYEHLFKERFATESITVVIEGDDVTAPDVLKAMDRLAVHMESVPDVLSVEGISQIVKGAADRELGRRYIPDEQSLIDTLLLKGDARLLQNILPDRRHTILSMELPLTLSEEEREEVLHETERAVAMAEFPPGVGVTVTGNAALGVAIKNEMSKSNASLLVASGVLMILALLLVFRHVNLPLLPLPVVFLGIVWTFGIMGLLHIPMTMISMSAFPILIGIGIDYAIQFHNRIEEEFSKGGSIKKAVVETVAHTAPAVLIALAITAAGFFSLFTSSVPMIREFGVLCLIGLIMCFLSALFVGITVLYAAERNGNNRKNRANKRAEGASESAVTETAIGRAVRSAVKFSLRRGVLILLLALALSLAGVYSDTMVPVDTDFKNYMPQDLPPLVQFRHLVDIFGGSDELNIIVQGDDVTDPKILEWMNNFGDYITESRQQVYYVNSVAGYMRMLNNGSIPEDATSARYLLSLMPSSMRDRYIDGHDTAVMDINIGNALRDLGEEGVDRLIKEMYKDVEWFGVPPGITVVITGNLVVMTTVIEALTTGRTEMTLFGLVVIFFILLLIYRDLIKAIVPVLPMLVVIGWMGGVMYITGMKYTPLTATLGALILGVGSEYSILMMERFYEELDRFNDIDQAISRASSSIGSALVASGLTTVFGFGALITSPFVITNNFGTVTVLAVIFALITTFTVFPVLLVQLERGRERIQRLNVILIDAVKRCAGAV; via the coding sequence GTGAGGCCCATAGACGGAAAAGAGCGGCTTGGCTGCTGGATCGCAAGGAATCCTGAGATCATACTCATCGCTGCAGTCCTTCTCACGCTTCTGTCCCTGCATTATGCCCAGCAGATCGAGATGCATGGGATGAGGACAGAGGACTTTGTGGATAAGGGATCGATGCTATACCAGACCTATGAACACCTCTTCAAGGAGCGGTTCGCAACAGAGTCGATAACTGTGGTGATAGAGGGCGATGATGTAACAGCTCCTGATGTCCTGAAGGCCATGGACAGGCTTGCTGTTCACATGGAATCGGTGCCTGATGTCCTTTCTGTTGAGGGAATATCGCAGATCGTGAAGGGTGCTGCTGATAGGGAACTCGGAAGGAGATACATTCCAGATGAGCAGAGCCTGATAGACACGCTACTCCTCAAGGGGGATGCCAGGCTGCTACAGAACATACTTCCTGACAGAAGGCACACGATACTATCGATGGAGCTCCCGCTCACGCTCTCAGAGGAAGAACGCGAGGAGGTCCTGCACGAGACCGAGAGGGCTGTGGCCATGGCCGAGTTCCCTCCAGGTGTGGGCGTTACAGTTACAGGAAATGCAGCGCTTGGCGTGGCCATTAAGAATGAGATGTCCAAGAGTAACGCGAGCCTGCTTGTCGCATCTGGGGTCCTCATGATCCTGGCGCTTCTTCTCGTCTTCAGGCATGTCAACTTGCCGCTCCTGCCCCTCCCGGTCGTCTTTCTGGGCATAGTCTGGACGTTCGGGATAATGGGGCTGCTTCACATCCCGATGACGATGATATCGATGTCAGCCTTTCCGATACTCATCGGCATCGGCATCGATTATGCGATACAGTTCCACAACAGGATCGAGGAGGAGTTCTCCAAGGGAGGATCTATTAAAAAGGCTGTTGTAGAGACGGTGGCCCATACCGCGCCAGCTGTCCTGATAGCGCTGGCGATAACAGCAGCCGGATTCTTCTCGCTCTTCACATCAAGCGTGCCCATGATACGGGAGTTCGGTGTTCTCTGCCTCATAGGGCTCATAATGTGTTTTCTATCAGCGCTCTTTGTTGGAATAACAGTGCTCTACGCGGCGGAGAGGAACGGAAACAACAGGAAGAACAGGGCAAATAAGAGGGCAGAGGGCGCATCTGAGAGCGCCGTCACTGAGACGGCCATCGGCAGAGCTGTCAGATCAGCCGTTAAATTTTCGCTGAGGCGTGGGGTTCTGATACTCCTCCTCGCCCTAGCTCTATCGCTTGCAGGAGTTTACTCCGATACCATGGTTCCTGTGGATACGGATTTCAAGAACTATATGCCACAGGACCTGCCCCCTCTGGTCCAGTTCAGACACCTGGTCGATATATTCGGGGGGAGCGATGAGCTCAACATAATCGTGCAGGGAGATGACGTAACGGATCCGAAGATACTGGAATGGATGAACAACTTCGGAGATTACATCACAGAGTCGAGGCAGCAGGTGTATTACGTTAACAGCGTTGCTGGATATATGAGAATGCTGAACAACGGTTCGATTCCAGAGGACGCGACCTCAGCAAGATATCTGCTCAGCCTCATGCCGTCTTCGATGAGAGACAGGTACATCGACGGGCATGATACAGCTGTTATGGACATAAACATAGGCAACGCGCTGCGTGACCTTGGTGAGGAGGGGGTCGACCGGCTTATAAAAGAGATGTACAAGGATGTCGAGTGGTTCGGTGTGCCTCCTGGAATCACTGTCGTGATAACAGGCAACCTGGTTGTGATGACGACGGTGATCGAGGCGCTCACGACCGGAAGGACAGAGATGACTTTATTCGGGCTGGTTGTGATATTCTTCATCCTGCTTCTGATTTACAGGGATCTGATAAAGGCGATTGTGCCGGTCCTGCCGATGCTCGTGGTCATAGGCTGGATGGGCGGGGTGATGTACATCACCGGCATGAAGTACACACCGCTGACCGCGACGCTTGGCGCCCTGATCCTGGGCGTGGGTTCAGAGTACTCCATACTCATGATGGAGAGGTTCTATGAAGAGCTCGATAGGTTCAATGATATCGATCAGGCCATATCGAGGGCGTCGTCAAGCATAGGCTCAGCGCTTGTTGCATCCGGCCTGACCACAGTCTTCGGCTTCGGCGCTCTCATAACATCTCCATTCGTCATAACCAACAACTTCGGCACGGTGACCGTGCTGGCTGTGATATTCGCGCTTATCACAACATTCACAGTATTTCCCGTGCTCCTCGTTCAGCTTGAAAGAGGGCGGGAGAGGATCCAGAGGCTGAATGTGATACTGATCGATGCAGTTAAAAGATGCGCAGGTGCTGTTTGA